CCTTCTTGGCAATGAATGCTTTAACCCTGATAAGCTTTAAAAGTTTCTGCCAAAAGTTTCTGTAGCTTTAAACTACAGGGATGGGTTTCTTCATGTTCAATGGTACATGGTGTGCTGTAGACCCGCCTGTCGAGCTAATTCCTGTGCAGAGACACAGCTAGCTTATGCAAGTGTGCAGAGCTAACCCCTAGAAAATGAAAATCTAGTTTAAAAGGTTTAAGTAGTAATCTgcttaggatcatagaatagtagggttggaaggggcctataaggccattgagtccaaccccctgctcaatgcagaaatccaccctagagcatacctcacagatgattgtccagctgcctctcgaatgcctctactgtgggagagcccatgacctccctagataattggatccattttcatactgctctaacagtcagaaagtttttcctgatgtccagctggaaaggAGTATTTGGATCTTTAAGCCATTGGTGTTGATGCAGATTTAACACCGCAATTCTCCTGTGCTGCTTAATAGCACACTGAGTAACAGGAGTAACATgacggctatatattacctctgatataagttgctgggaaacacgggcatgagagtgctattgcactcatgtcctacttgtgggcttctgatAAGCACGTGGTTGTGCCACCATGGGAGTAGAATGCTGGAAAAGatatgcctttggtctgattcagcatgggtcTCCTTATGTTACATTCTtatgttgttcacttagcagttcAGATAACACTGTCCATGAAAAATTCTAGTCTCTCTTTCATGGGCTACATTTGCCCATAACAATACCAAATGGCTACACACAGCGTCCAAGCCTTATATGGGAATTGGCTGCAGTGCCAAATGTGTTTTGTGTTGATGAAGACCAACAGGGTCGAAATGCATTTGGAATAGGGGCATTGTGTATTCATGGAGCCCTTTGTGGAAACCAGTTATGAAACTATGCATGCATGAGAAATGATAGGACTGCTAatctattgttttaaatgttctatGTAATATTTGTTATATATTTGGAATATTTTTGTATACACAATTTTTCctaaaacctattttgttttGTAGGACCCACAGGGGACCCTGCTCCTTTCCTCAGGGCAGAGACAGGCTTGGTATTAGTGTAAGCAAGGGCTCAGAaggcacccccccacccccaccaaacttGGCTTGAGAGAACAAATGAAAAAAGGTGGCTGCACTAAGTCATGTCAAGAGTTGCTAATCTCCAAAAACCTTCCACCAAACATTTTCACAATACCAGGAGCCAAAAACAAACTCAGAGGTTGGGTATATGCGAAAGATAATAaccagaaaagaaaggaaaggaacctctcgtgcaagcacttgagtcattgctgactcctagagggacgcctgctttcgctgatgttttcttggcagactttgtagtggggtggtttgccattgccttccccagtcgtggttacctttcccccagctagctgggtgctcattttactgacctcggaaggatggaaggctgagtcgacctgagccggctgcctgagaaccagcttccgctgggatcgaactcaggccgtggggagagtttcggctgcggTAACTGCCGctcaccactctgcgccacacgaggctctaataaCCAGAACTTAGatctaattaaaaatatatatatatatttctcagtggtagagcccaatATCTACAAACCCTCACTTTTGCTTCCTTGAGATCCTAATTTATGGAAGTATCTTACAAACCACACCCACAGCATTCTTGAATGGAAGATGTGGGCATGTTCCAAGAAACCTACGATTCTTTATCTGTGGCATGAGAGAGTTAGAGGTTAGCTcatgttgaccctgttcagacaacacacttaaccattgtggttaagcattttgagctaaacagtatggcttagcgtgtcatgtgaactgtgacttaacatgtcatgtgagccattcctaaccatggtggctacatagccatggtttaaacatgctcactaaccatttgctgcaaaagggtttccagcctaaccatggcttagtgtgttgtctgagcaggcccattatttactgtgtacagcaccatgtacactgatggtgctatataaataaataataataatttactggaCTGCCGTCTATACAATTACTCCTGGGAGAGATGGCTGGGACAGATTTTGGCATCTTTAGAGGGTAAAAGTATCATTGTGAAGATTCACTGGTTCCTGTTCGATTGTGACTCTTAAAACAGCCCTGTTTATTAAGTCCCCAAAACATATTTGTGCAATTGCTCTGAATGCTATTGTAGTTCACTGTGCAGGTGATTTGTTGACtcatgttaatgttttattattgcatAATGTATTAAGTTATGTTGTTGTAATGGTTATtagtcaaatacaataaaacgttctgagtcctaaacatctggaggaccataaatTGCCCATCCCTAAACAATAATCAGAGGGGAAATGGAGTCCAttacagatctacaccttgtgtcaaatcattatgaatgtggaatcaaaagcaggaaataacactaagcagtatgtggaatgtcTCCCGTGActcaacagttctcagtgcacttcaatatcgctataaagcagtagtatagatccagcCTAGGTGGTTGTTTTTAAGACGTGTCCCAAGCTGTGGAATTTGAGGCTGTGAGGTAACCAGAGGCCTCAGTTATTGACAGTTGGTTATGGAACCATTGCTGactgggggaggagcagaatcCTGTTGCCCCATTGCTCTTTTTCCTGTCTTTTCTCAGCTTCCTCTGGGCTCCTTTTTCTGTTTCTATCTCCCCACCTTCACAGTTTCCTCAGAACCTTTCTTCCCCATCTCTgtccaacccttttttaaaatctcacagTCTCCTTAGAGCCTATCCTCCTATCATAGCCCCTCAGGGTCAAAAAGGTTGAACCAGAGGCATTTGACCAGAGGGCTGCACTGTTGCACCATTTAATATTTGCTTAATAGAAGGTATAGACCAACTTTGACACTGCTTGTCACACAGTATTCTTTATATAACAAGGGCCTTTCCTTATTTTGATTTGCAGAATAACCATCATGGGAAAGTGCCTGGCGACCTGCTGGCTAGCAATTCTCTTTATCTTGCTCCTGGCTGATGTGTCTCTTTCCAAAAAGAAGCCCAAACCCAGTGGCGGTGGCTGGAATTCAGGGGGGCAACGTCCACCCGGCAATCCACAGAACCCTGGCTATCCACAAAACCCTGGCTATCCACGCAACCCAGCCTACCCTCCCCACAATCCTGGCTACCCACAACAACCTGGCTATCCACAGCGTTACCCACAACAACCTGGCTACCCCCAACAACCTGGCTATCCGCAGCGCAATCCCAGCTATCCCCAACAACCTGGCTATGGAGGAGGCTATGGAGGAGGCTATAACAGCAAGCCATGGAAGCCTAAGCCACCCAAGACCAAGCTGAAGCATGTGGCAGGAGCGGCTCTTGGAGGAGCTGCAGTGGGAGCTCTCGGTGGCTACCTTGTAGGCAGCGCCATGTCTAATATGAACTTTGGTTTCCACAACCGCGATGAGGAACGGTGGTGGCATGAAAACCGCAATCGGTATTCTGACCAAGTTTACTACCCAAAGTATGATCAGTCTGTGTCAAGGGATGTCTTTGTGAGGGACTGCACGAACGTCACGGTGACGGAGTACATCGAGCCCACCGGGAACAAAACGGCCGACGAGATGGAAACCAAGATCGTAACGCAAGTGGTACACCAAATGTGCACAGAGCAGTACCGGTTGATGTCGGGCGTTGCTCTGCTTCTCGCCAACCCTTCCGTGTTTTTGATTGTCACATTGGTCACATGTTTCCTGATACACTGGGGTCACCCTCTTTAATCGACCTTGTTGATCTAGCGATGCTGAAAAGGAATGAAATCTGTATGAAGCAACAGACTTGCGGGAGAATACATTCTTGCTTATGCATCTCTTTGGTGGAGTGTCTTTTTCAGAGCTATTATACCTGCTAAATATTAATGAACACACAGGCTTTTGCAGTCAACTTTGATTCTGTTTTTAGTGGTATAAAATAGTTTGTAGGGAAATCAGACAAGGGAAGAATTTGTTATGAAAGGAACAAAAAACCTGAACCGTTGATTAAATCCCATCCCCCTTGAAAGATAGATGTGGGGTGGAAGAAGCATGCCTATGATCATAAGGATCAACATGGGGTGGAGGAAACATGTCCTTTGCCAGATTAATCCCATTACATTGGCTTCTTAAAGAAACCTTATTAGCAAGATTGTTTTGtttagttgtttttaatgtagtGAACCTTTCCTATTACACGGAAGGCTAGcttggagagaaagaaaggattTCCAATTGTTTTGTGATTTCTGACAATGgaatgtgtgtatgggggtgggtgAATAGGGTGCACAAGTAACTCATGCTTCCTGCTCTCCACAATGACGTCCAGTGTGAAATGTtcatgcccacccctgcattgagGCTAATCAGCCCCACATTGGGATTATATGCATCTCCCCATGGAGAAGGAAGGGATATATGAAAGTCCCACTTTGGGCATTGCTAAAAAGTTCAGAGAACCCCTTTTCATATTATAAACTGCCTTAGGGGTGTAGCTGAAGCCAAGAAAGAGGAAGATGCAAGCTTCTGTGAGGCTTCTAGTGTGACAAAATTCAAGAAACAGTGTCATGTTAGCCTAAAACTTGGAAGACAAATAGTCGTTGgatggaatttcaggatgaaagGACATGTCCACAAAGAAGTATCCTGCACTCCTGGTTTAGTAATTTAGCCAATGGGGCTGCCATGATTAGAGAGATGGATCCTTGAGAGGGGTTTGCACATGCCATGGACTCATGCTGATCATGTGTACTAGAACAGATCCATACAAATTTACTTATAAAAGTGTGtacgaaactctccccatggcctgagttcgatcccggcggaagctggtttcaggcagccggctcgggtcgactcagccttccatcctcccgaggtcggtaaaatgagtacccagctagctgggggaaaggtaataatggctggggaaggcaatggcaaaacaccccgctataaggcctgccgaaaaaatgtcagcaaaagctggcgtccctccaagagtcagtaatgactcagtgcttgcacaagaggttcctttcctttttaaacataCCCTACTATTTGATCCATTGTAGCTTGAACTTCTTGTAGGCTGCTGTCTATATAGTTATAGGCCTGTTTGCCTATGGACCACAATTGTTGCCGACACAAGCTTATGCTGCAGTGAATCAGGGTTGCACAGcacatctgttcctgtttgtggCGGGAGAGTTGGTCTTGGAGAGGTGGAAGCACAGTGAACATCCTCTTGGTCCAGTGAAATCTCCCATCACTTGTTGATGATGACACCCCACATCTTTTCTCCTTTCAGTGAAGAGGAACTTGAATGACATACCATAGTTTTTGAATACTGGAATCAATTTAAGATTGGCAGGTCTGTTGAGGACGTATTAGTAGTCACAATAGCACATAAGTTTTCATACATTGCAAAAGCTTTTCTGTTTACTAGCATGGTAATATGGAATATGCATGGCATATTTCTGATTTCAAATCTGAGTGGACCTCTTGTCTGGATGGCTTCTGTTTTCCACTAAAACTTGTGTATATCACTACCTGATAACTTTATTAGGAACTGTGTATATTTGCATGAGAGAAGAATTCCAGCTCATTGTTGTTGGAAAATGTATGTGTGAACTTGTGATAACAGTTCAGCTGTTGCCATTGAGCTTCTGCAGGTGGTGCATCCAGCTGATTTTCTCAGCTTACAAAATTACTAGGGATCTGCTAAATTGACCCTGTTGAACTTTGAAACCAACTTTAAGGGTCAATTGCATGTACCATAGTCATTCCAATGTTTGCATATATGGATAAGTGTTTTGTGTGAACTCAGAGCACACAAATGTAACTCACAAAGGccacaaacagacattactttaaatcagtatctagcagctatgcttttttcatttttactctagagtaggagcAGCAGGCCTGATCCAGAGCTTAAAAGCCCCCTTACCGCCTTGCCAGACTTAGCTGCTAGATGCTGATTTAAACTATTGTCTGAGTTGCCCCAACAAATCTTATGAAATTCAAAACATGATCTGGATCTGTTGGAGAATCAAATTGTGTGCCAATAATTCACCAAACATTTACATAGGAAGGAGAATTGACTCCCATGTTGTCAAAGCTAAATTGAACCTAACAGTGCTATCCTAAAAGCAGTTAAGCAGGACGTAGTGAGCCATTTGTTTTCAACAGGAATCTACAGTGAGCAGTTCATAGACTGATGAACTGCTATTATGCTTTGAGCATAATCGCTTGAGCAGTTTGAGCCACAATCCTAAATGCATTTACACAGATCTCGCTGtgtgaacatgcataagattgtggctTTATCCTATGAGTCTGTGTGAAGGGTTCATGCCTGGCTGTTGGCATCTGGGTGACGAGGGAATAAGATTGGATTGCTTCTCATAATGCCACACACTCCTTCTGCCCACGTCTGAATGGTGAAACACCATTTGTGTTTTCAGAGTTACCGTACTAGTGTGCAAGAGCCGGTATGACGATCCACCAGTGTTACACTACTGTACGATGATCCACCAATGCCAGTCCTCtgctagttaaaaaaaaaaaaaagcttgtgtgcTTGATCTTCtccatttcattttatacagcCGGATTGGGTCCTTAGTTGCTTAACAGTAGTTGGTGGGATTTATGC
This DNA window, taken from Elgaria multicarinata webbii isolate HBS135686 ecotype San Diego chromosome 12, rElgMul1.1.pri, whole genome shotgun sequence, encodes the following:
- the LOC134407366 gene encoding major prion protein homolog, with amino-acid sequence MGKCLATCWLAILFILLLADVSLSKKKPKPSGGGWNSGGQRPPGNPQNPGYPQNPGYPRNPAYPPHNPGYPQQPGYPQRYPQQPGYPQQPGYPQRNPSYPQQPGYGGGYGGGYNSKPWKPKPPKTKLKHVAGAALGGAAVGALGGYLVGSAMSNMNFGFHNRDEERWWHENRNRYSDQVYYPKYDQSVSRDVFVRDCTNVTVTEYIEPTGNKTADEMETKIVTQVVHQMCTEQYRLMSGVALLLANPSVFLIVTLVTCFLIHWGHPL